A window of Pecten maximus chromosome 12, xPecMax1.1, whole genome shotgun sequence genomic DNA:
GGGAAAGTCTTTGAACgctgtgtttttaaatatatacataacttCTTCTGTTACAACAATCTGATAACTAGTCGTCAATCAGGGTTTACCCCTGGAGATTCAACTATAAACCAACTTGCTAGTATAGCTGATGATGTTGGTAAAGCCTTAGATGTAGGCAAAGAAATTCGAGTTGTCTTCTGCGACGTAATTAAAGCTTTCGATCGAGTCTGGCATCGAGGTCTCCTCTTCAAACTTTCCAAATTTGGTATTTCTGGGAGCTTAATTAAatggtttgaaaattatctcAATGGAAGGAAACAGCGGgtgattttaaataattgtgtATCGGATTGTGCCTCCATCAAGGCTGGGGTACCTCAGGGCTCGATCCTTGGTCCTCTTCTATTTCTtgtgtatataaatgacattgtttatGATATCAATTCTATAATTAAGTTATTTGCCGATGATACGTCGCTGTACAGAATAGTTGAAAATCCCATCACGGCACATGTCACGTGCACTCTAGAGTCAGATATCAACAAAATTCATATATGGTCCCGTCAGTGGCTTGTAGACTTCAATCCCCAAAAAACTGAAACTATGCTAATAAGTCGAAAAAGAAATCCCATTAACCATCCCTCTATATATATGAACGATACTCCTATAAATAATGTGTCTTCTCATAAACACCTGGGTGTGTTCTTCTCAGGAGATGGTCGTTGGATAGATCAAGTAAATTACTTAATTGCCAAAACTTCATCTAAAATCAATATGATGAGATCGTTGAAATTTCAGTTAGACAGAAAAAACTTTGAAAACtatttatttctcttttatAAGACCACTACTTGAATATGCCGATATTGTATGGGGAAATATTCCTAAagaattggaaaaaaaaccttgaaaattttaatattgaagCTGCACGTATAGTAACTGGCGCAACAAAGCTAACCAGTACTGATAAATTGTTCAATGATGTAGGATGGACTAGTTTATTTGATCGTAGACAAAATCGAAAATTCTTCCATTTCATAAAATGTTCTATCAATATACTCCTCAATATTTATTTGGTCTTATACCTAACACAGTTTCGGAGGGACATAACTATGATACAAGAAACTCGGACCAAACATTTGTCACTCCAATATTTTGCAAAACTGCTTTTTATAAACAATCGTTTTTACCCTCTACAATAGATCAATGGAATAAACTTCCACCTCACGTTCGATCAAACCCATCTGTTTCTGCTCTAAAATCTTACCTCGATCAACAGTTAAGCAGGAACATACCTATCCACTACACATTTGGAACCCGGAAGGGTCAAATTTATCATGCTCGTCTACGAATGGAATGTAGTTCCCTAaacagttatttatataataaaaacattgttcAATCTCCGCTTTGTCTGTGCGGCCAAGTTGAAAACGCTACCCATTTCCTTTTAGAATGTGCCAGGTACGACGACATAAGAAGGCAGTATTTATATTCCTTACCTTATAATATTACAACAGATATCTTACTTTTTGGGAACCAAACACTTTCACCACAAGAAAATAACGTCATCGTCTTAGCAGTTCAAGATTATATACTTAAAATAAAcaggttttcataaaattttatttattccaaaAGCATGTTTTGTACTTAAAGTCAAGTTGTCTGTCTCAACAATCTGAACTCTATACACCAAGTATTCACCATTTTCCTTTTCTTCTCCTTGCTTAAACTTTTGTTATTCATTGTTAATATATGGTCTTATATGCCAATAATATGTTGTCCATCCTCATTATATTTGCTGTTTATGATAAGGTGATATATTTACACAGGTGTCTGAGACACTTGTTTCTATTTCCTATTCTCTACATTCAATTTTGTAACTATACATGTTTTGAAATGTctgaataaaagaaagtttaaactaaTCAGCTGGTTCGTCATCTGGACTCAACAACAAAGTAAACGACCTTGCTCTCAGCCGTCTGACGTCACTAAACTCTCAAAAACTCACAGGACAATTAGAAATTTATAATTCAACTGTCAATATTTATGATTATTATAGTcgaaatatttatctgttacGAAAGAATACTCACCAAAAGTTACTGTTctaacatttttttgtatttctagGCCCgttatttgttaaaaatgtCAGGTGTGCGGTAGGGCTAGGCCTATAATCACGTAACAATGACATGAAGTACTGTACAGTACCATATGGAATGTATTTAGCTgaataaattaaacaaatagTGTAAATATTGTTCTgaccgtcatttattgattgaaaagTTCATTCCGTCCGTTTGTAGGCATCTCgccaagtaaaatccgaaatgaaaagGAATAAGTGCACAAACCTTCACATAACGGTTGGGCCTATAAACACAGCAACACTGATTTTGTCGAAACGCTCTTATAGCTACGCATACTGCAGATTAATCCAAGTATGTATTTTAATCTTCGGTAACATGACTTtaacaacaatccaaatacaccgGTTCGTCAACATGCAGATCGAACTCTCGCGATGATGGCCGTTGCCAAATGACCGACTTTttacagcgtacttgtagcgatgtaaaacaaacctgttagaatggggatagtacgttccatttcgtggctatactggtGAATATAACAtgaaaggaggtggtgcatggcggcccacggccgaatattattttatgcatgatattatgatagacttttaccaaatacatgtcaatttagacactaaaacgaaaattggcaaatgctgtatacgcagcgccacctaaaatgatttctgtaaaaaatgtgtaccctcccttttaaGTTCAGTATATTTctcgtacaaaagtacttgataaatttcatattgcattgatagtctcatgtgatgttatattttataaaaacatgtgtgtttagtatgaatttgtttaatagaaagtgtaattacagcttttttaacaaaattatcagtaaaaaaattaccttcttgaaattttcttttatttgttaagtagataaaatgtaataatcgttggagtactatcaaattttgcttttaaaaaacatgtttgcatattaatcttgatacacaaccaaaaaaaatcatcaaaaattactggataacaaaagatttttgcttacaaagaaaggtcatgaagtaaattgtattaaaaacccaagggttaaaaaggagtaccctgtctgacacaagcagtaaagtctggttgcattgttatttttgttggatttttagcatttgccactatttttcagtactttcggtactttgatatgttgtccaaaattgggggtgtatgcatttaacataataaaatcttggcatatccagtaattcaccaaataaatttgtttcattaaatgtttatgaatatccatagattatttctaaccggaaattttgatagtactccattaATAACTGTatggtattagactttaaatgaaaagttaaaaacaatgattttcacaaagaagacattaaattaggctgaaatttaattttagtgtcacggagcgtgatgattcatatacaaaattaaaccttaaacaaatggggtgaatttgtttcacaaataggaaataaaaatgtgttctataataattagtggtcaaaacattagcttcttatgcagttagatggggaaataatgaaatcaccaaaaaaagaatatatacattgaggaatggaaattaattcctcccacataatcggggatattatgcttttgacaaaaatatgtttccgggaaaaaaaatcgccgtgggccgatttagccctcctatgcaccacctcctttcaTGTTCTAATCGACAGTATAGCCACACTTCACAATCAGCTAGTTCGTCATCTGGACTCAACAACAAATAAAGGACCTTTCCCTCAGCCGTCTTTAGAAAACTATTAAGTAATTATAGGCTTGATAGAAAATGAccaaaaatgatttatatatatatatacaatcaacGCATGAAGATATAGAAATATGATAATAGTGGTCTGTTAAACCAGAATACCGAAATGTCATTATCGACCGCCTGTTTATCTTAATcatttaaggaaaaataattgatttgtaaATTTTCTGGTTTTATACATCTTCACGACAGCTATTATGATAATTAAGAAGGCACACTCTGCTCTGCAATGATTCTGCatgtacatcattttaaatataaaacaggGCACTTTCAATGTCCACTGCACCGCAGGTTTGTTAATACTTTTCTGCAACAACACTTGGAATGTCGTCAAAAATGTCCCTTTTTAGAGTAATGTGGTTAAAAGGGATGTGATTTACATTTCTTTTACTGtaataatgaaacatttttatttacagtGGCGCACATTTCCATCAATGTTCGTCCTGTTAAACGCTCTAGCTCATATAGCCTGTAAAAACATTTTGTCGGGACAGTTAGACCATACATCTGTCCGGATTCAAAATATCCAACATTATGTTAATGGGGTTTTCTCTGGTCCCAACATCGGATGTTTAAACATGTCCATTTGAAGGGGAAATAATTCAATAAGGGGAAAAGATAAGCAATGATGTGAATTTACTTTCtataaattatcaatacacGTATACAATAGTTAACAACAACATATACTCAAAATCTGTTgaagggaccaaccaaccaattgtttatccatagactttagtgttaacgttttggagtatatcattaaaagtgttgaattcaatatggcaattatggtttataacaaaagtttagagggtagccattttgaaaatgggtgaatttcgcagtaaaaattctcagaaatctgaaatgtttacatgttaattattatgACCTGACCTTTTGGAAAACAATTAAATcagacttacgaaatttatgtcaacatttcttatggaaaGTTACCCATCAGGCCACATATTTTGTTACTTCATAAATACTGGCCAATcggtggctgccagacattttatccctggctcatctttctatacacaggggatgtttcaaaaatctatttttcaattggttggttgttccctacaACTTGGTAGTTCAAATCCAGCGCAATAGGCAGCCATTTTGCGGGTCATTACTAAGATATGAGACGTTGGCTGTAATTGGTGGAGCCACGGTCGCAATGGGCAGCCACAGCCATCGTCTCTATAGCAAGCCGGGTGTAAATTTCGGGCCTTGTGCGTTTTCAGGCAGACTGACAGGACTAGTGAGCCAGTCCACTTACCTGGTAAGTGCCAGCAGTCTCCGAAATGGGGACACTCTTTAGCTTATGTCCCCATAACACCTTCAACTTAAAATAGTTCACaagtaaataaatacataaacttAGACCCAGTCACAGGCGGGTTATCGACTACGAATTAGTACAGCGTTACCTCGGTCCGAAGTTAATACATGGGTTACGTTAGAACCTAgatacctgtatattacagcGAATATAGCGGTAACAAAACTAGTTCAATGGGGATTTAGATACTTTGGTGTAGTTCTTAAACGGTAAAGGATGGATATGATACCGTCCGTTGCTCGAGTTAATAATAGGGCGAGAAAGTCTCGTAATGGCGTCACTTCCGGTGCACGTGCTGGATATAAACAAACCAATGTGTAGTTAAGTCGTACACTGGTAGCTGCCCTGCCGGTAGGGCggaagaattgtacctgctgccccattgcatgatcgtaagaggcgactaaacttgggatcttatcttttctcttctttctgaacaacctTCTTCCGAATGTCTCcctgacaatgcctcacttttggccttcagttgagtggtcgccgctgtgaggaaggctttggggtctgccccctggccgagatataccagagtctttaaaaatggtagttgctactcttgcttagcgctcagcatatttggagtaggacgactggtttgccgttgtcagtataatgtgaccgggtggggtgtgctgctgggtgtcttcggcagtattcttcagtgaggtagcactataaatcggcaaaagttccggcctatcacaaggagacttaacacgaacataccgcagcctcccaaaacacaccgcacgcatgcatgtcgcacgcacgggaggccgtccttaaatgaccttagctgttaataggacgttaaacaaaataaactaaaccaaaccaaaccaccgTTCCAGAGTCACAAaagcatacaaaatgtatatggaAACAAGCCAAATAAGCACAATGATCTGGCCGGCACAGAACCTCGACCTTAAAATTATAGAAAATTTGTGGTTGATAATTAAGAGGGCAATTGAACAGTCAGTTGAAAGAATAGAATCttctgaacaattttttttttttttttatagtttctGTTTGGACCAGTTTTGAAACAATCCGAAATCTTGACCGGTCAATTCCAAAAAGAATATCTGCTTTAAGAAGAGCCCGCGGatacatcacaaaatattagGTAAATAATTCAACATACTATTTTTGATTATTAATCAATATTTCTTCGATCTTCTTCTTTGTGGTATAATTTGTTTCGTTGTAAGTGTATGCAAACTGCCAATATCGCCGTTGAAACAAAGTACCAGCTACATATTTTTAACGTGCAACGTCACAATCGTTCCACTATTTTTGTCCATAGACTGTAGGTTGATGTTTAAAAGTGCGATGACCATGAAACAATAGGAGATTTCACATTTGTACATGTTATTACAGTTGCCTCCCTTGGACCCTTGGTATCATCTTCACACACATATGACACATCCTAAAATGGAAAATCATCACATGCAAAAAATGTGAAGAGTTGTCTCTTTTGACAACAAGAAGTgttgtcaaatacatgtattatacatacattttataacGGCAGTTTGTCATTGATATTCTATATCTCAAACCATGTGTGCacttgataatttttttatgaGAAAGGGAGGCGTCTTAAAATGTACGAAATAATATTATGTGTTATCAACACTAAGGCGCCCTATCCTTTGCGTCTTGCTCTGGTGTTATAGCATATGGGTCCTCGGATTCCATTGAGACAGGCTTATACTATTCTAACGAGTGGCTCGATGACATCAATGAAACATTTGGAGGCAATTTGTGCTGTAAAAATCAGCCATTGCTTGAATCGTCCATGATATGATCAATCTGGGTTTAGTTATGGATCTATCAATGTTCGCTTGCAGGTAGTCATGTTGATAAGACAGCATCTTTGCTGTTAAATTACATGATACCAAAACCGGCAAAACACCCCTAAATCCTCGATCAACAAGATTACATGGATAGACTATCCATGTAATCTTCGAATCATTATCTCTTCAATGAAAAGGCCctgtgtccagaatgtagcCATCAGACAGAGCTTTACTCATCAACGTCAAATAGTTCGGCTTCTTGTCACAGAAAGGATATTCTCTGCATGTGATCAGAATTTTTAAGAACtaatatatgtgtacagtaacCCGCTTTTCAAAAATGCTTTGGACAACACTGTTGTGTCCAAGAATAAATGTTCACATTCAAAGGACAATGGGACGTTTGTACATTTAGGTTTGGAGAGTAACAGGGGGGTCTAGTATGTCCACTATCGTTCATCAAGTCATTGGGGTGACACCAAAGGCAAAACACAACACTTTGCCCAAATAGTAAAGTTTTGATCTCCTAGAAGAGTTTAAGGTAAGTAATAAAGCTCTCTTTATGCTTAATAATTGGGAATGTCACCAATATTAAAGACATTCAGTATATCATTTGTTCACAAAAATGATGCCCTGCAGGTAAGGCATATTAAAAGAATTGTACCTGGTGCCCGCATTTCATGATAtcgtaagaggcaactaaagtttggatcttatcttttctcttctttcttaacctTTTTTTCTTcgtaatgtctcccttgacaatggcTCACTTCTGGCCTTCGGTTGAGCGCTCGCCCatgtaaggaaggctttgggttctatccccTGGCAATGACATTCTCACTGTAGGGATGAATCCGGATATAGGTACCAGGCGAAGCGGAGTTGGACAGAGCGGACGAGGATGGGAAGTTAGTTTATgcaatatttatcatatttacaGTTGTTGTATATAGTTGATACTCTGCAGACATATTCATAAGGAATCCATCTACGGCAATGAGTCAAGAGTATGTCATTATTGGCGTATTTAGTTATCGGCACATGTAAACATGCCATCTAGTACCGCCAAATATCGGCACTGGTAACTTCAACACATCCAAACGCAGCTTGTTAGTGcttttaaaacacaaataataAGTAAGATTATTCAATAATTATGCCTGGAAACTTAATATTTACGAAatgttgtttggtttggttgattttgtttcacgtcctattaacagataaggtcatctaaggacggcctcccgtgcgtgcgacatgcatacgtgtggcgagtgcgtatgtgtgtttgtgGAGGCCGCAGtatattcgtgttaagtctcgttgtgataggccggaaggtttgccgatttatagtgctacctcactgaagcatactgccgaagacacccagcaggacactccacccggtcacattatactgacaacggtcgaaccagtcgtcccactcataatatgctgagcgctaagcaggagcagcaactaccatttttaggtcatctgacccgaggatgacctatagtcatcatgtttcgtccgtcgtcgtgcgccgtctgtcgtgcgtaaacttttcacattttaaacttctcaagttccaccagtgggattgagctgaaatgatgctgggatggtcctgaccaggTGTTGTTACttattgggtcagtcagaaatccaagatggccaccatggcagccaccttaaaaagcacattttaaacttcacctccagttccattggtgccgttgagctggaaatggtgaaggtgttaaggaaggagagccaacaaagtgttgtttttttccgcttcgtaaaaactttgacatggtagccatggcggccattttgtaacatgattgcgcaatcatggttttcctgaacaacacctatttcaaatttCTCAAATTCCTGTGGGATTCaactctaacttaccagaactGATCCTGATatagtcttgatcaagtgttgttatttttcgggttgatccaaattccaagatggccaccatggccaacagtgccactaaacctgctacagagaatgaTGTAAGCTGGTTTGTGATTTGCCAGTGAACAGGCTTCTGAATATTcgaaatatagaaattaattttttcatttacatagGTAGACTAGACTGCCTTGACGTACTCCAGTGTTGATATTAAACGATAAAATTTTCtggtttaaaacaaaactgCCATTCTCTGGCCCCGATTGGTATAAATTTAGGTATTGCCTGATTTTTCTCTCcacattttccttttttatgtAATGTTACGAACCGAAAACCGAACCGACGTTGTTTGTTCATCGGTTTTTAACCGAATCATCGCACCCATAAGAAGTTGGTAGATTCAAAATTGCTGTAAGGCCATGACAGACGACCCCTGCTGAAATCAGAAATGAAATGAGAACGCTTAGGTGTAAATTATCGGTTTTAGAAGAAAAAACTTTATTCAAAGCTATAATTATCTGATGTACTATATCTCATCCATCCAAACATAGAAAACTACCAAATCACTGaaaaaatacacaatacatCTTTGTGTCGGGTAGTGCAGACACAATGCAGGACCTGTAAACAATATGACGTCGGAATGTTGAAGTTGCAATAAAgtacattgatatgtattttacatgaatacacttaTGAGCCACAGAATTGGATGCACCATTAAGCCACATGCGCAGTGACATTGTTTTCTATGGAGATGTCTGACTAAACTGACCGTCTAGTGGTGAcggtattatgatatgcataggaaatgagaaaaaaaatgtacactatatttgGTAAATTCCTTATGAAGTAGTAAATACAGGCctcacatttgttaaaataaaataaattggtGCCGGATTTTCCGACAGTGTTTACACCGAAAAATGGTGTCTCCCGATTAAGGTAAGATTGCGGAaaaacttaatgtacaacatatggCACAACAAGATTAAATCCGTCTTTGAGATAGAGAtgattaatttcaaataggtttcagaaaaaatatattgtgcAGGGAATTGTGACATTTCGGGacaaatatcatgatatttggcaATTTTGTAGGTTTTTTAAAGTCGTTACCATGGTAATCACAGGTCTgaaaaaaacatagaaaaaatcagtttacttatccttcagagctgtattaaaattgcaaatgttgcatagattacaaatacatatactttattttaggtaatatgtagggttaactggctgTGTTTACATATCTTCAAAAAAAgtgccttatttttcagaatcGGGCATTTTCACTGTACACATTGAACATTTCCATTATAGCATCCAGAGTCATGTTAGGTTTGTATAACTTGTTACAAGACATGCGCGTCGTCTGTTTCTTCTtggctgccctgcaggtagcaactaccatttttaaaaactctggtatgtctcggacAGGGGACAGAACACacagccttcctcacaggggcgaacgctcaactgaagaccaaaagtgaggcattgtcaagggagacattaggaagaagaaaattgttcagaaagaagagaaaagataagatcccaaattaagtcgcttcttacgatcatgcaatgggggcaacaggtacaattcttacgccctacctactGGGTCTAAATAGTAAAATCATAGAGCTATTGTAGTAACTATTACTCCAGCACCTGTTAAAGACATGATTGATGAAATGTATTCATTTACATGCAATAGTACTATACCATCAATATATAAGTTTGCGACCACTTCATTTGATGTAAGTGATGGTTAGATGGTTACCTTTTTAAAGTTTACAGCAACTGCGCAACAAATTATACCAACTTATTTTAATTATTAGCGCAGATTGGAGCACACGAAAGGTattaatgtgggaggaaaacGCAGTGTCCgaagaaaacccacgtggtcgttCAGGAGACCCCATGCCTTTTCACGTCCGAACGAGGAATCAAACACCGTCCAgttgaaaggcaagtgtgttaccactgtaataACCGACGACCCGAAATTGTGCTGAGTTTACTTTTTAACATTTTAGTTAGTGTTTGATGTGCTTCTTTTTGTGATCGTCAATCTAGTTTGGGTACTGTTTGGCCATAAATGGCTCAAATTGGACATTACAAAAGTGTGAAATTGTGACAAacgtaaagcgagggtctacaAGGACGACAAAACATCCGATACTGGACTAAATGAGTGCTTtcgggtaaataaatatcttatttatcgATATGTAATGTAGGAATTATGCTATGCCGTAATTTATCTGCACCAAAACCTTACGACACCAAACGGCGGTGTCGGGGAAATCGACGGTTTCATATAGTTGTACGCTTTGGCCCTACATCACACCTCCAGCTGTCGGAATGTCCAAGTCTGCTGTCAGGCCGAGAGGAAACTCAGGATATCGGAGCAGTAAGGAGAAACGCAGTGGATCGTAGGGTggatttcaataaaaacaagGGAATGTAATTATAGTTCAATAATTTGTAGTTGTATATAAAGCTCTATCACAGCAACGTTGGCGTCTCAAATAATTCATGATTATTGGGCCTTGATAAACCAGTCGATGTCTCTCTAAACGTCCTCGGGAGCATACAGCCGGAGGTGCCATTTCAGCGCTAACAGCTTACACATATGTCTTGCACTGCCCTAACATGTACTCATCTACATCCGAGTCGACTCTTACACATCGGAGTATAGTACCTTGTTCAGGGATACAACACTAAGCCTGTGCCCATTCTCGAACTAGCGACACATAGCCCTGCGATCGACCATTAGACCACCGATTATGCCAGGGGAGGTGACTCTTGTGTATTTGCCGCTTAAACTGTTATCCATGTTCCCAACCTTAAACAAAAACGCGCTCTTTACTCGGATCAAAATTTtgattggattttgataaaacttgcTTGATGGGCTTATAACCCGAATCCCTCGCTCAAGTTCGATCATCGGCATATTCCGCGCATATTTAATGAGGCAGCTGTGAcctgattggctgattgcttTCTGCACAATATCGTTTAAAGTAATAACCTGATTTCAACGAGACTTCTATGCTAGATTCATGTGTTTTTGAAGGCTGTTTCCATCATTAAATAGATGAACGAATACTTTTTTTATAGCAGATGATGAATTTATGACATGCCTCGCCTGAAAAAAAGAGcacatgtcaatgtttatcTGAAGATAAGCAACGGAAACGGCAATCGTCAAATCTATCAAGTCGGAAGAAAGGGAGAATACAAGCACGATCAGCCCAATTTGATAGTTcactgtacagtataatattttattgaattgttACTAATTATCTTAATTACTTTCACAGGAACTTACTGACTGAACAtgaatataaatgtaatgattctaaatgctatatgtcatgtttttcatgtttttttttatgaatgttGCCCACttttaatttcatgtaatacaatatttgcatgGGACGGGAGATCTTGACTATATCATTGTTATGATTTGAGGCGAATTTGTCAGTTGTTATATGACTTAAGTGATATAAACCATAACCAGAACAGATTATGTTGAAAACACAGGAAATAACAGTTATTTTATCCAAGACCAAAATAAAATGCCCTCAATGTGCTTCAGTAGTTGTGTCATTAACATGAAGCATATCCCATAcctttttcattttctttggaTTCTTAAACCCATGTGAAGCAAACATGTTCAATCGTCTTATTTTGTCAGTGGTAGGGAATGTTGCTCTGTTTGCAAAGTACCGATTGTGAGTTGGACGGATGCCAAGTCTCTTAGCTACAATTCCTAAATAACTATCATCGATTCCTATGTATTTAACATACGGAAATGCTATATGAAACTTCTGTGCAATTGAGAACGATACAATATACGCTCCTCCAGCTAGGTAGGGTGGCCACCAGTCAAAACCATAGTCTTCCCATGATACAAACCATTTTGACTTAACATCCCGGTAAGGTTTAGAGTGGGGTAGAAGATAACCCGATAGCAAATTGGGTTTTGTATAATGAACGCTTTCAAGATATTTATACACGTTAGCTAAGAAAGCATAATGATCATCATCAACAAAGAAGAAGAATGACGCACTGGAACAGAACGTTACACCCCAGTTAAATCCCATGATagttttgtatgtattattctGATATTTATCCAAAAAGTCTTCCTGTATAACATCAGAATATTTCTCACCTTCCTCACGGATACGTTTCTGATTTTTGTTGTCGGTGTTTCCAAGTAAGAAAACAATGCGAACATTTGACGGCATGTCCTTTCCCCATGTATTGCGTATACCTTCACGTAGTTCTATGTTTAAGACAGCAGATTTCACAAGCACCAAAAGCTTTACTGCATCACCAGGTTCAGAGAAAGAACATTTTGCAGGC
This region includes:
- the LOC117339598 gene encoding beta-1,3-galactosyltransferase brn-like gives rise to the protein MKNQHYLSWILRRFRSIGIAMLLLLSILIVLFFLEDTTLVHSYNKRISLLFQEVNHSSTIPKPRNYTSFNVPIITKSRPITVPRLNKTSQQLGKHRPQSMTNFNYPLDIDLLYFVKRNIENGTAINIKPINPHLFRYLHKPAKCSFSEPGDAVKLLVLVKSAVLNIELREGIRNTWGKDMPSNVRIVFLLGNTDNKNQKRIREEGEKYSDVIQEDFLDKYQNNTYKTIMGFNWGVTFCSSASFFFFVDDDHYAFLANVYKYLESVHYTKPNLLSGYLLPHSKPYRDVKSKWFVSWEDYGFDWWPPYLAGGAYIVSFSIAQKFHIAFPYVKYIGIDDSYLGIVAKRLGIRPTHNRYFANRATFPTTDKIRRLNMFASHGFKNPKKMKKVWDMLHVNDTTTEAH